DNA from Macadamia integrifolia cultivar HAES 741 chromosome 12, SCU_Mint_v3, whole genome shotgun sequence:
GGTTGCTTGCAACGATCCCCCTTCCATTATTATATAAAAATGTTGTTAGGTTGTATTAAGGGATGAATTTAGAAATGGAATTTAAAATCATAACAAAAATCAACCGTTTAAAATTAAACtaaattgaatttaaaaaaaaaaaattggaatcaatttttattttgtaatttaagatttcatttggtttgattcattttcagttttagattaaATCCTTTGTTTGAATCAAATCGAATAAAATGTAATCTCTATGCAATGAAGCCTAATCTTTCTAAAAGCAAAAACACAAATTATAAGATTTCAGTTGTTACGTCATCTCTTGGAAAAAAATAAGTAGAGCTTCTAGTAAAGAATAATCAAGctccaactaggggtgtcaagctgattttttttttgggggggggggggNNNNNNNNNNNNNNNNNNNNgaagactttcaaaggctacaccgtgtccgcccatttaactaatcgggcttagttattgagggcatggtacactttatattcggtcggtcggcctcgagCTATAattgggctaccttaatcgggctacaaacatatttaatgttaaacggctttaaccggtttttaaacgggcctttTTTAAAATGTGCTTttatattccagcccactcatgcaagcccaaaaaaatgataataaatcaataaatgataccaaatataaccattatttaaaatgtgaacatgtctttactttttagtttttattctttaatttggggggtaaaataggtattctacaatcattaaagggtcggaccaagtcggtgcacaataggccggtctcggtcgggcgttattcggtcggtctcggtcgggcgcccgacggttcaagtagcaaaaccgagaccgaccatttataaacgggccgggctcaagcccgacacgtttaataaacggtccgggctgggctggtctataaacggtcgatcCCGGTCGATTtagccggttcgggccacgaattgacacccctagtgagGATAGATAGAGCCTAACCAAatcaaaactttaaaaaaaaaaaaaattggtaaccTACGGACTATTCAATTGATTCAAAGACATGGGGACCAATTATTAGATAATCAGGAACTCATATCATCTCCAATCATTGGGTCACCCAGTGCGCATTCGATGGTAGGGAGAATTTAGGGTGAGCGCCCATGTGTTGGGTTGTGTGCTTGGGTCTTCACAATTATTGGATGTTGTGCTGAGCATCCCTAcagctggagaggatctgaatttGATTATCACTCGGTTTCAGTATGGGGTCTCATAGGATTGAGACCAATTAGATTGAGACCGAAACTATCTAGAATCAAAACACTTGCACCCCTTTAGAATTAAATTAGCATCACTTatgttgaaaatattttttttcccctcaagaTCGATGTGATTAACATAGATGAGTAGACAAAAATAATCCTTATATTATTTTTAGTAGGGTTGTTTTTAAAACTTACGAAGGGATAATCTAtactcaaaaaaaataaaaaataaaaataaattaaaaaaagacaaaaaaattgaggcaaaagaaagtgaaaattgcaTTCTAATGCATTATAAGTATTAACAATTAGATTGCAATAATATTGCTTCACATTATGTAACTTGGAGGAAACCATTTGGGCTTATTCGGCACCAGCCAAAAAAATGAAGCCATTACATATCAATTCAAACGGAGATCAATAAAAGAAGAACAAGTAGGGGACcaagaaagggaggaagaagaagaggaaggggaaagAGGTGATGATGgataagaagatgaagaaattgaagaagggaAACTGATCGTTGGATTTCGAATTAGCAACGGCACAACATCCTCGAGCAATCCTTGAGGGCTCGCTTCCGTTCCAACCAACATTTGTTGAGGCCCAGTAGTAAATGGGCTTGGCAGTATGGGAGCAATAGCAGGCAAAGGGTCTCCAAAGGCTTGTGTTTCTTGGGCTTCAAGGATGGGCTTTTTGGGTTTCTTAATGGGTGGGTAGGAAGGGTCGTGAGGTTGATATGGGAATAAGTGTAAGAAGGTGAAGTGGAGATGGAGGCCTTCGTAGGTGACAAGGAAGGTGTTGGGTTCATCACTTGATTTCTCCACCTGCTTCTTTGCACTGCACCTTGGGTTCGTGCACCTGTAGTAACTCCTGCTCACCAATCACAATCATTCATTaaacacaaaaatagaaaactttttattttttattttttaagatggATACACTTAttgaagggggagggagaaggTAATcaccaaatgaatcaaactcgagacctcctgacAAGTGTAGGCTAAGCACATCACAACCTCACGAATAATGTGGTTTTCTTACACACTGAATTCATGATTACTAATGTATTAGAAAATGTTGAGATATCTAGAGTGTTATAGAGTTATAGTTTCACATTGATTTGTTTATGTTCTTAATACCTTTAGATAGTTGGAGAGCTATTTCAACTGATCTCAAGGTTTTGAATTTCATCCTCCAATAGAAGATGAAGCATAAAATCCTGCGATGGATTACCCAATAAAGTTGTTATGGTTAACATCAACATGAGGATGAAaggatgatattttcttagcaAACAAGAGGAAAGGGGAGCTAGGAACTTGGAAAATTGGTTAAGGAAGGGAAAATGATTGCCACAAGTCCATGAGGCCAATGTGAGTTTTCCTCTCTCGgatatataaaatttttattatttttttttttttttctctctctgaaaATGTGACCTCTCATATAGATGATATCTTTTTCAAGACACCTTTCACATGGTGTGTCGATTTCTTCCCACATTGATAGTGTGGGAAAACTTATCCTACAACTTATGATTGTTTCATATGTGAAAGCACAAGTATCACATCTTTGTTCTAATGATATTAATGTTCTCATGCATGAACTCAGCTCTATTGGCTGCATCAATCAATATGTATTGGCCAAAAAGTGACTTTTTAATTTTGTCTAATTTAAACTTGATACAACTAGATCCCAATCAGGATCTTATCAGATACAACCACTCATACCGATATCTATAACTTTACATAAACCATACAAAGTGCGTAGTCAGTCAAAATTTTCCTAGAAAAAAAGGGGTAATCAGTCAAAATTTTAGGAGAGATAATAAGTGGGTTACACTCGTCCACCTCTTAATTGTATGAGAATCGAAACCCAGATTTTCGTACAAGAACTTGATCCGAACTCCTTAAATGGTAGCATCTACTCCACCGCTGCAACTTATGGCTTTGGGCATAAATGATCCAATTCGTCAGTATGCAATAACAACCACTTCCCTCTTTTGGGTACTGTCTTAATTTTTAGAGAATTgacttttgaaaaaaataaaggaaggaGAGACCAAAGAGGAAATGACGGCTACGTACTACAGAAAGCTCTCCAAATGTTCATAGATGAACTTGAAGACCACAGAAATGGCAGAGAGAGGTTCAGAAACCACTTTGCCAAAGATAGCTGAGACACATAACAGGAGAAAAAATTAGTTACCTGGGAAAGGGGTTGTTCTTGATGGATTTCTGCCCATATTTCCTCCATTTATAGCCATCATCTATCATTCCATTTTCGCTGCCATTAATTTTCAGAGTATACTTATTCTCAATCTTGCTCATCAACCCCTTCTCTAACATGGAACCTCTGCAAGAAGGTATAACAATCCAATGAGCTTAAATAACAATCTACAAAGAAATTTGGAGGAAACCCAGTTGCCCATCACTTACCTTTCTTGTAATATGGATTCATGTCCCATGTTTGCAAAGGATGATGCACCCTCATTAGCTTCTTCCATGGTTGGTCTGTCTGTGGAGTACTCTACTGTTGAGACCTGGCTGTTGATCATGGTCTCTGGTAAGGGACCAGGTTCAGGTCCAATGAATTGGTGCAATACAAAGAGTTCATCACTAAGAAGCAATCTTAGGAGCTCATCATCAGTCCCAGGTGACAAATTAGGACTTAGTTCCTCCATTTCTGCAGCCATGACCACACTTGATGTAAGAGATAGGCTTATGAAAGAGTAGAGGATGAAGACAGAGTGGAGCAGATAAACAAAGCTATAAGTGGAACAAAGATTAAACTAAACTcaggaagaaggagagatgagagagacaattattttttttctaaactttcTGCAATGCCAACTTAAAAGAGTGTTGCAACCTACAAGAACCACACACCTTTCAAAATTGTTTTCTTGCTGAAGAAGCTACCAGTGAACAAATCTAATCTTCTTCAACTTAAACCACCTCTTTTATAATGTTCTtgtggagggagagagagagtgagtgttAAGGTGGACCGAAACCACATGACCTGTCCAACAAATAAAGCTAGAGTCAACCACTAAAGTATGAACatatatactctttttttttttttttttgtgcctgGATTTCATTAATATTTGTCCTTTGGCTGAGTAAGTGGTGTCAATCggtggtttggtctggttttatTGATTAAGTTGAACCAATTTTGAGCGGGTCATTAgccaaactgaaaccaaaaccataaagccgaagtttggttttggtttagtcTTTTATCGGATTGGCTTAACAGGCCATAATCAATACCAATACGGATTAACGATATCAGATCAGATCAAATGCTTTTGTCCCCGGGATTACGATTCATGCTTATGATCAGACTTTTATTGGTTtgtttttttatcaattttggtTGGTTCATTTCTGTTGGGTTTGGTTTTATAAAAGCCTACACGGAAGCAGATGGCCAAATAAATCAGTTTTGGTTGGTCCGACCAGTTTaaggctgaaatttgacatccCTGGCTAGGCTGAATGATCATTCTTAGAAGAAGTGGGACATAGGAGAAGGGTGGAGATTGATTGACTTAAAAGGGATAATGGAGTAGAGTAGATAGCGTATTTGAGGATTAGATTAGAGTAGATGTTAAAGTGGGGTATCCATGTCGACCAACTACTACCTTCTTGTCTCTTTCTTTTAAGTACAAGAAAATGAAACTATTAGTTAGCTAATAaatacttgaattttttttttctaaattataCATATATTGGTTTTGTGCATTCCGCACATTCAGATTTCCGGTATTCTACGATTAGTGATgtcttttattccttttctttcatGCGTTTTAAGATAAAtctatatctattttttttctcttaatggTATTTCGAGCACAAGAATTTCACACGTATGAAATCACTCACATTACTTCAAAAATGTCAAGAGATTGTTTCAAGATATCCAACCACCTCTCtaagtatttttcttttaaatttattttgatttattgaaggGCTAGTTAGTGTAAGTACTGAAGCGGAGGGGATGGGAAAGTTTGTTCTTACGTGGTTTGACTTTGGGCTTCAAATAAGGTTAGAGGCTTTAATTTCTCCACCGCTGCAATGAGATGAGAAGTTGACTGCCAGGGCGGGTTTTAGCCactagtgagagagagagagatcgttcTACTCGTGTGGTGCTCTAAAGTCAAAGGTAGAGTGGGGTCTGAGTGTTTTATTATGAGGAAGATAATGACAATTAACACGTGTGTATTTTGTTTGCACATATCAACTATCACGAGCAGTGCATGTGCACGTAGGATCAAAATCCTCCAGAGAATCTGGTGGAGGCTGATAGAGATGACTTTGGATTGTAACACGTGAATCGCAACATGTGGACGGTTGGATGGGAGACAGAGGCAGGGAAACGCGTTTCTTCAGATCCTGTTGTGGATCAAAATCGAGAGAAAAgagatttttcctcttttcttcttcttctccctccttcctctcctaaacccaaaaatttcaagaatacCAGGTTACAAACAATCAGCCAACTGATGGGCCTCAAGCTCCCATTGAGTTTAGGCTCTAAGGGGGTGAATAAACTCTCTAATCCCAAGCTAAACTATTGGTCAGATGCTGAGATATCTTAGTTCTTGATTTatagaaaataatggaattaaaCAAACTCCGCACAGGATCAACTCCATATCATAATCAAACTGCAGTTTGTGTGTGCTGATTTGGACAGATAGGGAGATCAATGGTCTTATGATTTCAATAGAAAAACTTTAAGAAACCAGACCCGTAGGTGGGACAAGGTTCTCTTCAGTCAATCACTATATCAGCAGCAAATATGCAAATCCTCTGTAAAACTGATGCGGAATCTCAGCAATAGCTTGAAAACACCAATAGAGCCTCAGATcaggagggaaaagaagaagaaaagagggaatcGATTTTTGAAACCTAGGTCATTCTCCCTTCTCTCGGTTTTGATCCAAGACGCAACCCCATTTCACCACCAAAACGCGTTTTCCTGCTCACTGGTCAAGACCTGAAGATGTGTGTCTAAACTTCCAAGCACTTGCATGAAGCGTTAGAAAGTCATTAGTGTTAAAGAGGATCCCAATCTGAACGGCAGCCAAATACCCCGCCCGCAGAGCTTAGGAacaaaatcgtctgtttttctttatccatgtttttcttgttttgctaccttcaGAAGGTGACATGTGGCATTATTTTAAGTGAACAGTCAAGATTGCGTTAAAAACCAAACTAAATGTAATAACCCTCATCCAACtgaattaatcttgaccgttgatgacacgtgtcatcatctacaactagcaaaacacaagaaaaacaggaaagggaaaaatagacgatttttatcccagAGCTTAGGCCCATAAGCCAATGGACCCATAGAATGCATTGTGTTCTTgtgatttagatttttttttttttttaaaggttttaGTACTTGATATTAACATAATACCAATACTATAGCGGTAATATgggagggtaaaatggtaaaaaaagaataagttaTCGGTATTTTGAGGGCAAAATAGATTAATTTGACCAAGGCGTATCCATATCAGTATTTGTCGAGATGGAAATGGATACCAATATTGATACTTAAGACTTTTTCTAGTTTAATCTGACTAATTCCGGTCTGAGTGCCTAATAGGCTATACAAGAAGGCCAATCAAAACACATTGTATAGGTATCAACATCGATCAATTCGCTCAATtcgattatatttttttaaaaccctaatgtAGTTGGAGGATTCGGAGAAGAAAAGGTGAAAGGCATGCATTAGGTAGCTTAATTAACGATTAAAATCCGGGTCACTGCATAAGTGAACAATAATACTGTTCATTTAATATTCAAATTTTGGTATTCAAATTTTGGTAAACAAGTAAGGGACCCAACAAGTAAATTCACTATCACTTATCTATTcataaaatttcagttttatttaaatttgacattaaaaaatcaaaatcaaaatataacttaagaaaataaatagaagagaatatattattaaaaaaatacaaaaagagtCATCAATATGCAAGTTGAATGGCCTTGGCTGGGTTTTCAAGAACCAAAGGAGGCAAACACGTATTCCCATCCCCCATCCTACGGC
Protein-coding regions in this window:
- the LOC122057834 gene encoding probable WRKY transcription factor 49 codes for the protein MEELSPNLSPGTDDELLRLLLSDELFVLHQFIGPEPGPLPETMINSQVSTVEYSTDRPTMEEANEGASSFANMGHESILQERGSMLEKGLMSKIENKYTLKINGSENGMIDDGYKWRKYGQKSIKNNPFPRSYYRCTNPRCSAKKQVEKSSDEPNTFLVTYEGLHLHFTFLHLFPYQPHDPSYPPIKKPKKPILEAQETQAFGDPLPAIAPILPSPFTTGPQQMLVGTEASPQGLLEDVVPLLIRNPTISFPSSISSSSYPSSPLSPSSSSSSLSWSPTCSSFIDLRLN